In one window of Acanthochromis polyacanthus isolate Apoly-LR-REF ecotype Palm Island chromosome 8, KAUST_Apoly_ChrSc, whole genome shotgun sequence DNA:
- the LOC110949738 gene encoding uncharacterized protein LOC110949738, which produces MPSNMFEGEKTHVHFYCSVIRSGCCPEHCCNHSNVLYNSSVCSGENMEQDCIAGLYQSLGISVGAEFSIEDVSLLHRKVFHVPSNTNEAHSAMKKIAGDDNSWSCVGENVLDVLLEMEKERERKEMLYWDLQLLNTGNLNTFHHMMDSLHESTDPTSLKNAYKSDSGFLKMCMTEADSPKMGGLLGKKEPCGRVTTVRRLGKAARQCWVRLASEGVQSILPFPWQGQRFRVRGQAWGCISLSDILLLVKVKYDVVMYLLCTEMLQEHHTESVWETLLPWQQDKEVEKLEDHAEEALESADMLRLAELPGAFRIYKADLSASSRSCAESKIQSWSAVSFLNDLHTFRQQEQDTLAVLGERLHEESLRLLCLRIRLATLKAQREKKSYSALLAARQSWDSWPQVNSPCRAEQVALWLHDEEEEEDFTTEQQSQQVVLQLLVLTQEQERKHLVRLVHRISPEDLQGPGCTEPPKEETHMEAAFRNGCIKRLREIHVDLQTGSDTQSQPELQIQGEWSQLHLEDCTMLLLTHLMELQEVQASALLQALMDKNAQRVQALRERYESEIQAQRFTNLLHLLTSDAPLTMLIQYPNLIENSNSEQIIAQSPFTGQVEVQNTNGGSAEVQTDNSIKGASNEVQNADGTDKQDVCSGCGAIMEDLPYLEILCVSDAKSNIHEGLAAEGGDQTEEEDSETKTPQSYEKQGSLITLAWSKPPEDDTDYEAEAASQDAESSLTTRVQPAQCKETVQEKDREDLKPSVLHSGSPGHCEAQTGDEQSRTVEQLTLNKRLTADQADEEEAACECNLQTQALVTESLQATEQFLADSAETDPHADDLCSGESNDTVTEVETCPTSAESELWDLTGPEPDHHEDQKYSPDATVDCKKEVRESTLMDRERVREPVSAMERERTMRNLVDMQRKVEQKQQRDRERQLLRVQERLSIIQNRKAEEDLLGLKHTDRLRHVTQDLPMEDKNQQKTVVRERLEQLRRERSYIMQSKRDRNTAGFKELLGPVALHSRETEDGED; this is translated from the exons ATGCCCAGCAATATGTTTGAAGGAGAAAAG ACACACGTTCACTTTTATTGCTCTGTAATCCGATCCGGTTGTTGTCCAGAGCACTGCTGTAACCATAGTAATGTACTGTATAATTCATCAGTCTGCAGTGGTGAAAACATGGAGCAG GACTGTATTGCTGGTCTTTACCAATCTTTGGGCATATCCGTTGGAGCAGAGTTTTCCATCGAAGATGTGAGTCTTCTCCACCGCAAAGTGTTTCATGTTCCCTCCAACACCAATGAAGCACATTCAGCCATGAAGAAG ATTGCAGGAGACGACAATAGCTGGTCCTGTGTTGGTGAAAATGTTCTGGATGTTCTATTAGAAAtggaaaaagagagggagaggaaggaaatG CTATACTGGGACCTGCAGCTACTCAACACTGGAAATCTCAACACTTTTCATCACATGATGGATTCCCTGCATGAGAGCACAGACCCCACTTCTTTGAAAAATGCGTACAAGTCAGATTCAGGATTCTTAAAGATGTGCATGACTGAAGCGGACAGTCCTAAG ATGGGGGGACTGCTAGGGAAAAAAGAGCCCTGTGGGAGAGTGACAACTGTGAGAAGACTCGGGAAAGCAGCCAGGCAGTGCTGGGTTAG GTTGGCATCAGAGGGTGTACAAAGCATCCTACCCTTTCCCTGGCAGGGCCAAAGGTTCAGGGTCCGAGGTCAGGCATGGGGGTGTATCTCCCTGTCAGACATCCTCCTCTTAGTGAAAGTGAAGTACGATGTGGTGATGTACTTGCTGTGTACAGAAATGCTTCAGGAGCACCACA CTGAAAGTGTCTGGGAGACGCTGCTGCCATGGCAACAAGACAAGGAAGTGGAGAAGCTGGAGGATCATGCAGAAGAAGCTTTGGAGTCAGCTGACATGCTCCGATTGGCTGAACTTCCAGGAGCATTCAGGATATACAa GGCCGATCTGAGTGCATCTTCTAGAAGCTGTGCTGAGTCCAAGATACAGTCCTGGTCTGCTGTTTCATTCCTGAATGACTTACACACATTTCGACAACAAGAGCAGGACACACTTGCAGTCCTGGGTGAGAG GCTGCATGAGGAGAGCCTGCGGCTGCTGTGTCTGCGCATCAGGTTGGCAACTCTTAAAgctcagagagaaaaaaagtcttACAGTGCTCTTCTAGCTGCCCGGCAGTCCTGGGATTCATG GCCTCAGGTGAACAGTCCATGCAGGGCAGAGCAGGTCGCTTTGTGGCTGCacgatgaagaagaagaggaggacttCACGACAGAACAGCAG TCCCAGCAGGTcgtgctgcagctgctggtgcTGACTCAGGAGCAGGAGAGGAAGCACCtggtcaggttggtacacaggaTCTCCCCAGAGGATTTGCAGGGGCCAGGCTGCACAGAGCCTCCAAAAGAGG AGACTCATATGGAGGCTGCTTTCAGAAATGGCTGTATAAAAAGACTAAGGGAAATTCATGTTGACCTGCAGACAGGCAGCGACACACAATCCCAGCCTGAATTGCAGATCCAAGGAGAATGGTCCCAACTTCACTTAGAGGATTGCACGATGCTCCTCCTGACCCATCTGATGGAGCTTCAGGAGGTCCAAGCATCTGCTTTACTACAAGCACTGATGGATAAG AATGCTCAGCGTGTCCAAGCTCTGCGAGAAAGATATGAATCTGAAATCCAAGCACAGCGCTTCACCAACCTGCTCCACCTCCTTACTTCAGATGCACCTCTTACTATGCTGATTCAATATCCAAACTTGATTGAAAACAGCAACAGTGAGCAAATCATAGCTCAGTCACCTTTCACGGGACAAGTTGAGGTCCAAAACACCAATGGTGGATCAGCTGAAGTTCAGACCGACAATTCGATCAAAGGAGCCAGCAATGAAGTCCAAAACGCAGATGGGACTGACAAGCAGGATGTCTGCTCAG GTTGTGGTGCAATCATGGAGGACCTGCCCTACTTGGAGATCTTGTGTGTGTCGGATGCAAAAAGTAACATTCACGAGGGCCTCGCTGCAGAGGGAGGAGACCAGACAGAAGAAGAGGACAGTGAAACAAAGACTCCCCAGAGCTACGAGAAGCAAGGCTCTCTGATCACTCTAGCTTGGAGCAAACCACCAGAGGATGACACAGACTATGAGGCAGAAGCTGCGAGTCAGGATGCTGAGAGCAGTTTGACGACCCGAGTCCAGCCAGCACAATGTAAGGAAACAGTtcaagagaaagacagagaagatCTTAAACCCTCTGTGTTACACTCTGGTTCTCCTGGTCACTGTGAAGCTCAGACTGGAGATGAGCAAAGCCGCACAGTAGAACAG TTAACCTTGAATAAGAGACTAACAGCTGATCAAGCAGACGAAGAAGAAGCTGCATGTGAATGTAACCTGCAAACACAAGCTTTGGTCACAGAGAGTCTGCAGGCCACAGAACAGTTTTTGGCTGATTCCGCTGAAACCGACCCACATGCTGATGACCTCTGCTCTGGAGAATCCAACGACACAGTGACTGAGGTGGAAACGTGTCCTACTTCAGCAGAGTCTGAGCTGTGGGACCTGACAGGGCCTGAACCTGATCACCATGAAGACCAGAAATATTCTCCAGATGCAACA GTAGACTGCAAGAAGGAAGTGAGAGAATCCACTTTAATGGACAGAGAGCGAGTGAGAGAACCAGTGTCTGCAATGGAGAGGGAGAGGACGATGCGTAATCTGGTGGACATGCAAAGAAAGGTtgaacagaagcagcagagagacagagagagacaactGCTGAGG gttCAGGAGCGTCTGTCAATCATCCAGAACAGAAAGGCAGAGGAAGACCTGCTCGGCCTGAAACACACTGACAGATTAAGACATGTCACACAAGATCTACCAATG GAAGACAAGAACCAGCAAAAGACTGTTGTCAGAGAGCGACTGGAGCAGCTCAGAAGAGAGCGCTCTTATATCATGCAGTCAAAAAGAGACAG GAATACTGCAGGATTTAAGGAACTCCTTGGTCCAGTTGCCCTCCAtagcagagaaacagaggacGGAGAAGATtga
- the ppp6r2b gene encoding serine/threonine-protein phosphatase 6 regulatory subunit 2 isoform X1: MFWKFDLHTSSHLEALLDKEDVTLIELMDEEDVLQECKAQNRRLLLFLCQDQCMQDLVHMITTEPPAGVEETKRFKYPNIACELLTCDVGVINDKLGNEEPLLETLYAFLEQPSPLNPLLASFFSKTIGNLITRKTEQVITFLRRKEGFLSLVLKHIDTSAMMDVLLRLISCVEPPPLRLETLTWLNDQKLAQRLIELIHPERDEERQSNASQTLCDIIRLSRDQANQLQEMSQPDPLLTVLESQECVEQLLQNMFSGERTESCIVNGIQVLLTLLEIRRPVVDGVMDAQGFERSYTVNSSILLAIQPHLIHFHQLLLEPPKRDPMLTTLGVLEEPLGNTRLHVARLVASLLYTSSASHAVVAQELCRLNTMDLLLDLFFKYTWNNFLHLQVELCVAAILRPCAHEMRLQPGLGSHEKFKPQQDASQEQDLTETLTSEPSATSENSAHNLMVTHLFQHCHLVQRILEAWEENDKMQSEGGMRRGYMGHLTRIANTVVHNLEKGPVHTQISSLITELPEDYRGRWETFVDQTLSETNRKNTIDLIGTGNPRPSSEDDMESPFPKELTIQQAFSDYQIQQMTANFVDQFGFNDEEFTDHDDSIGATFDRIAEININIDAGQDSANTAVFEACSKERIQPFDDDEEDIWEEKEINYATQTKSRNRFGGSRTSQSQAANKSCDMTATSGTEVSDRAADSDSEEEDPKDDLDPFSSQDQTEATKSTDWVADFGEVNSKAPAAGVGFAAWDTPVSQPAATEAEEKGWAKFTDFQPFCCSETGPRCSSPVDSDLSGSDNTKPNQNPCVWSVCVARKAPLVASDSSSSSSSDSEEEEGKTDSTSSETVTTETITTGAGKETIRLTVDAKNERAVFTRVFRPAVRREADKVPVEGLSIKDKGKSSDKESEKGKKHGNCSNPITASPTNQSAAATQEAQSSANGPA; the protein is encoded by the exons ATGTTTTGGAAGTTTGATTTACACACATCTTCACATCTGGAGGCTTTGCTGGACAAGGAGGATGTCACGCTCATTGAGCTCATGGATGAGGAAGATGTGCTGCAGGAGTGCAAGGCACAAAACAGGag ACTTCTCCTGTTCTTGTGCCAGGACCAGTGCATGCAGGATCTGGTTCATATGATTACTACAGAGCCCCCTGCTGGTGTAGAGGAAACCAAGCGCTTCAA GTATCCAAATATAGCATGTGAGCTGCTGACATGTGATGTGGGAGTGATCAATGATAAGCTGGGTAATGAGGAGCCTCTGCTGGAAACTCTGTATGCCTTCTTGGAGCAGCCATCTCCGCTTAACCCCCTCCTGGCATCTTTCTTTAGCAAGACAATTGGGAACCTCATCACGCGGAAGACTGAGCAG GTGATTACTTTCCTGCGAAGGAAGGAGGGATTCCTTTCGTTGGTCCTGAAGCATATTGATACGTCAGCCATGATGGATGTGCTCCTACGCCTTATCAGCTGTGTGGAGCCACCCCCTCTTCGACTCGAGACTCTTACT TGGCTGAATGACCAGAAACTGGCCCAAAGACTCATAGAGCTCATTCACCCTGAGAGAGATGAAGAG AGGCAGTCAAATGCATCTCAAACGTTGTGTGACATCATACGTTTGAGCAGAGACCAGGCCAACCAGCTCCAAGAGATGTCACAGCCTGACCCTTTGCTGACTGTGCTTGAATC ACAGGAGTGTGTGGAGCAATTGCTGCAGAATATGTTCTCAGGGGAGAGGACTGAGAGCTGTATCGTCAATGGGATTCAAGTTCTTCTTACTTTACTGGAAATCAGGAGGCCTGT GGTGGACGGTGTAATGGATGCTCAGGGATTTGAGAGAAGTTACACTGTTAACAGCAGTATTTTGCTGGCCATCCAGCCACACCTGATACACTTCCACCAGCTACTTCTGGAGCCACCCAAG CGAGATCCAATGCTGACTACTTTGGGTGTGCTGGAGGAGCCACTGGGGAATACGCGTCTGCACGTGGCCAGACTAGTGGCCTCTTTGCTTTATACCAGCTCTGCTAGCCACGCAGTCGTAGCACAGGAGCTCTGCAGACTCAATACAATGGACCTCCTTCTG GACTTGTTCTTCAAGTACACATGGAACAACTTCCTGCACCTCCAAGTGGAGCTTTGTGTTGCTGCCATCCTCCGGCCCTGTGCCCATGAAATGAGACTTCAGCCTGGCTTGGGCTCCCATGAAAAATTCAAGCCTCAGCAAGATGCATCGCAAGAGCAGGATTTGACTGAGACTCTGACGTCTGAGCCTTCAGCCACCTCTGAGAACTCTGCACATAATTTAATGGTGACTCAT TTATTTCAGCACTGCCACCTTGTTCAGAGGATTCTGGAGGCTTGGGAAGAGAATGATAAAATGCA GTCAGAAGGTGGTATGAGAAGAGGGTACATGGGACACCTGACCAGGATTGCCAACACAGTGGTCCACAACCTGGAGAAAGGCCCGGTTCACACCCAGATTAGTAGCCTCATCACAG AGCTGCCAGAGGACTACCGAGGACGGTGGGAAACCTTTGTGGACCAGACACTGTCAGAGACCAACAGGAAGAACACCATAGACCTG ATTGGCACTGGAAACCCTCGTCCTTCCTCTGAGGATGATATGGAGAGCCCCTTCCCCAAAGAGCTGACAATACAACAG GCCTTCTCAGACTATCAGATCCAGCAGATGACGGCCAATTTTGTGGATCAGTTCGGATTCAATGACGAGGAGTTTACCGATCATGACGACAGCATTGG GGCAACGTTTGACCGGATTGCAGAGATCAATATCAACATTGATGCAGGCCAGGACAGC GCCAACACAGCTGTGTTTGAGGCTTGTTCCAAGGAGAGGATTCAGCcctttgatgatgatgaagaggacATCTGGGAGGAAAAAGAGATCAACTATGCAACACAAACCAAGTCCCGGAACAG gtttggTGGGTCACGGACCTCCCAAAGCCAAGCTGCCAATAAGAGTTGTGATATGACAGCAACTTCTGGTACTGAGGTctctgacagagcagcagactCAGACTCTGAGGAAGAAGACCCTAAAGATGACCTGGATCCTTTCTCAAGTCAGGACCAGACTGAGGCAACTAAGA GCACTGACTGGGTAGCAGACTTTGGAGAAGTGAACTCTAAGGCTCCTGCAGCAGGAGTTGGTTTTGCAGCCTGGGACACTCCAGTCTCTCAGCCAGCTGCAACAGAGGCCGAAGAGAAGGGGTGGGCCAAGTTCACTGACTTCCAGCCTTTCTGTTG CTCTGAAACAGGCCCCAGATGCAGCTCTCCTGTGGACTCGGACCTCAGTGGATCAGACAACACCAAACCAAACCAGAACC CGTGTGTGTGGAGTGTGTGCGTGGCAAGAAAAGCTCCTCTGGTGGCATCAGACAGCtcgtcctccagcagctcagacagcgaggaggaagaaggcAAGACAGACTCCACCTCCAGCGAGACGGTCACCACAGAGACCATCACCACAGGTGCTGGCAAGGAGACCATCCGGCTCACAGTGGACGCCAAAAATGAGAGGGCAGTCTTCACCAG AGTATTCAGACCTGCAGTCAGACG cgAAGCGGATAAGGTGCCAGTAGAAGGACTGTCCATCAAAGACAAGGGGAAAAGCAGCGATAAAGAAagtgaaaaaggaaagaaacatgGAAACTGTTCCAATCCAATTACCGCCAGTCCAACTAACCAGTCGGCTGCTGCCACACA AGAGGCGCAGTCGTCAGCTAACGGACCGGCCTAA
- the dnaja2b gene encoding dnaJ homolog subfamily A member 2b, with protein sequence MANVVDTKLYDILGVSPSASENELKKAYRKLAKEYHPDKNPDAGDKFKEISFAYEVLTNPEKKELYDRYGEQGLREGGGGGPGMDDIFSHIFGGGLFGFMGGQGRGRNGGRRRGDDMVHPLKVSLEDLYNGKTTKLQLSKNVLCGACNGQGGKAGAVQKCVVCRGRGMRIMIRQLAPGMVQQMQSVCTDCNGEGEVINEKDRCRKCEGHKVCKETKLLEVHVDKGMRHGQKITFSGEADQAPGIEPGDIVLVLQEKEHEEFRRDGSDLHMVQRIGLVEALCGFQMTVTHLDGRQLLVKYPPGKVIEPGCIRMVKGEGMPQYRNPFEKGDLYVKFDVQFPENNWISPEKLNELECLLPARAENPVIAADAEEVDLTDFDRSQGSGGGARREAYNDSSDEEGGHHGPGVQCAHQ encoded by the exons ATGGCGAACGTTGTGGATACTAAGCTATACGACATCCTCGGAGTTTCACCGTCCGCCTctgaaaatgagctgaaaaag GCCTACCGCAAATTGGCCAAAGAATACCATCCTGACAAGAACCCTGATGCAGGAGACAAG TTTAAAGAGATAAGCTTTGCCTATGAGGTTTTGACAAACCCAGAAAAGAAGGAGCTTTATGATCGCTATGGAGAACAAGGGCTACGGGAGGGAGGAGGCGGAGGGCCTGGCATGGATGATATCTTCTCTCACATTTTTGGTGGAGGACTGTTTGGGTTTATGGGTGGACAAGGCAGAGGACGCAatggagggaggagaagaggagatgATATGGTGCACCCTCTGAA AGTTTCTCTTGAAGACCTGTATAATGGCAAAACCACAAAACTGCAGCTCAGTAAGAATGTGCTCTGTGGCGCCTGTAATGG TCAAGGGGGTAAGGCAGGAGCAGTGCAGAAGTGTGTGGTATGCAGAGGACGGGGTATGAGAATCATGATTAGACAGCTGGCCCCGGGGATGGTTCAACAAATGCAGTCAGTCTGTACAGACTGCAATGGAGAAG GTGAAGTGATAAATGAGAAGGACCGCTGCAGAAAGTGTGAGGGTCATAAGGTGTGCAAGGAGACTAAGCTTCTGGAGGTGCACGTAGACAAAGGCATGAGACATGGACAGAAGATCACATTCTCGGGGGAAGCTGACCAAGCACCAGGCATTGAACCAGGTGATATCGTTCTGGTGCTACAAGAAAAAGAACACGAG GAATTCCGCCGTGATGGCAGTGACCTTCACATGGTCCAGCGTATTGGCCTGGTTGAAGCTCTGTGTGGCTTCCAGATGACCGTCACACACCTGGATGGTCGTCAGCTGCTCGTCAAATACCCGCCTGGCAAAGTCATTGAGCCAG GCTGCATTCGAATGGTGAAAGGAGAGGGCATGCCTCAGTACAGAAATCCATTTGAGAAAGGAGACCTTTACGTTAAGTTTGACGTCCAGTTCCCCGAAAACAACTGGATTAGTCCTGAAAAACTGAAT gaACTCGAGTGTTTGCTGCCTGCTCGTGCTGAAAATCCTGTAATCGCAGCAGATGCGGAGGAAGTTGACCTGACAGATTTTGACAGGAGTCAAGGTTCAGGAGGTGGAGCCAGAAGAGAGGCCTACAATGATAGTTCTGATGAGGAAGGGGGCCATCATGGTCCAGGGGTGCAGTGCGCACACCAATAG
- the ppp6r2b gene encoding serine/threonine-protein phosphatase 6 regulatory subunit 2 isoform X2, whose protein sequence is MFWKFDLHTSSHLEALLDKEDVTLIELMDEEDVLQECKAQNRRLLLFLCQDQCMQDLVHMITTEPPAGVEETKRFKYPNIACELLTCDVGVINDKLGNEEPLLETLYAFLEQPSPLNPLLASFFSKTIGNLITRKTEQVITFLRRKEGFLSLVLKHIDTSAMMDVLLRLISCVEPPPLRLETLTWLNDQKLAQRLIELIHPERDEERQSNASQTLCDIIRLSRDQANQLQEMSQPDPLLTVLESQECVEQLLQNMFSGERTESCIVNGIQVLLTLLEIRRPVVDGVMDAQGFERSYTVNSSILLAIQPHLIHFHQLLLEPPKRDPMLTTLGVLEEPLGNTRLHVARLVASLLYTSSASHAVVAQELCRLNTMDLLLDLFFKYTWNNFLHLQVELCVAAILRPCAHEMRLQPGLGSHEKFKPQQDASQEQDLTETLTSEPSATSENSAHNLMVTHLFQHCHLVQRILEAWEENDKMQSEGGMRRGYMGHLTRIANTVVHNLEKGPVHTQISSLITELPEDYRGRWETFVDQTLSETNRKNTIDLIGTGNPRPSSEDDMESPFPKELTIQQAFSDYQIQQMTANFVDQFGFNDEEFTDHDDSIGATFDRIAEININIDAGQDSANTAVFEACSKERIQPFDDDEEDIWEEKEINYATQTKSRNRFGGSRTSQSQAANKSCDMTATSGTEVSDRAADSDSEEEDPKDDLDPFSSQDQTEATKSTDWVADFGEVNSKAPAAGVGFAAWDTPVSQPAATEAEEKGWAKFTDFQPFCCSETGPRCSSPVDSDLSGSDNTKPNQNPCVWSVCVARKAPLVASDSSSSSSSDSEEEEGKTDSTSSETVTTETITTGAGKETIRLTVDAKNERAVFTSEADKVPVEGLSIKDKGKSSDKESEKGKKHGNCSNPITASPTNQSAAATQEAQSSANGPA, encoded by the exons ATGTTTTGGAAGTTTGATTTACACACATCTTCACATCTGGAGGCTTTGCTGGACAAGGAGGATGTCACGCTCATTGAGCTCATGGATGAGGAAGATGTGCTGCAGGAGTGCAAGGCACAAAACAGGag ACTTCTCCTGTTCTTGTGCCAGGACCAGTGCATGCAGGATCTGGTTCATATGATTACTACAGAGCCCCCTGCTGGTGTAGAGGAAACCAAGCGCTTCAA GTATCCAAATATAGCATGTGAGCTGCTGACATGTGATGTGGGAGTGATCAATGATAAGCTGGGTAATGAGGAGCCTCTGCTGGAAACTCTGTATGCCTTCTTGGAGCAGCCATCTCCGCTTAACCCCCTCCTGGCATCTTTCTTTAGCAAGACAATTGGGAACCTCATCACGCGGAAGACTGAGCAG GTGATTACTTTCCTGCGAAGGAAGGAGGGATTCCTTTCGTTGGTCCTGAAGCATATTGATACGTCAGCCATGATGGATGTGCTCCTACGCCTTATCAGCTGTGTGGAGCCACCCCCTCTTCGACTCGAGACTCTTACT TGGCTGAATGACCAGAAACTGGCCCAAAGACTCATAGAGCTCATTCACCCTGAGAGAGATGAAGAG AGGCAGTCAAATGCATCTCAAACGTTGTGTGACATCATACGTTTGAGCAGAGACCAGGCCAACCAGCTCCAAGAGATGTCACAGCCTGACCCTTTGCTGACTGTGCTTGAATC ACAGGAGTGTGTGGAGCAATTGCTGCAGAATATGTTCTCAGGGGAGAGGACTGAGAGCTGTATCGTCAATGGGATTCAAGTTCTTCTTACTTTACTGGAAATCAGGAGGCCTGT GGTGGACGGTGTAATGGATGCTCAGGGATTTGAGAGAAGTTACACTGTTAACAGCAGTATTTTGCTGGCCATCCAGCCACACCTGATACACTTCCACCAGCTACTTCTGGAGCCACCCAAG CGAGATCCAATGCTGACTACTTTGGGTGTGCTGGAGGAGCCACTGGGGAATACGCGTCTGCACGTGGCCAGACTAGTGGCCTCTTTGCTTTATACCAGCTCTGCTAGCCACGCAGTCGTAGCACAGGAGCTCTGCAGACTCAATACAATGGACCTCCTTCTG GACTTGTTCTTCAAGTACACATGGAACAACTTCCTGCACCTCCAAGTGGAGCTTTGTGTTGCTGCCATCCTCCGGCCCTGTGCCCATGAAATGAGACTTCAGCCTGGCTTGGGCTCCCATGAAAAATTCAAGCCTCAGCAAGATGCATCGCAAGAGCAGGATTTGACTGAGACTCTGACGTCTGAGCCTTCAGCCACCTCTGAGAACTCTGCACATAATTTAATGGTGACTCAT TTATTTCAGCACTGCCACCTTGTTCAGAGGATTCTGGAGGCTTGGGAAGAGAATGATAAAATGCA GTCAGAAGGTGGTATGAGAAGAGGGTACATGGGACACCTGACCAGGATTGCCAACACAGTGGTCCACAACCTGGAGAAAGGCCCGGTTCACACCCAGATTAGTAGCCTCATCACAG AGCTGCCAGAGGACTACCGAGGACGGTGGGAAACCTTTGTGGACCAGACACTGTCAGAGACCAACAGGAAGAACACCATAGACCTG ATTGGCACTGGAAACCCTCGTCCTTCCTCTGAGGATGATATGGAGAGCCCCTTCCCCAAAGAGCTGACAATACAACAG GCCTTCTCAGACTATCAGATCCAGCAGATGACGGCCAATTTTGTGGATCAGTTCGGATTCAATGACGAGGAGTTTACCGATCATGACGACAGCATTGG GGCAACGTTTGACCGGATTGCAGAGATCAATATCAACATTGATGCAGGCCAGGACAGC GCCAACACAGCTGTGTTTGAGGCTTGTTCCAAGGAGAGGATTCAGCcctttgatgatgatgaagaggacATCTGGGAGGAAAAAGAGATCAACTATGCAACACAAACCAAGTCCCGGAACAG gtttggTGGGTCACGGACCTCCCAAAGCCAAGCTGCCAATAAGAGTTGTGATATGACAGCAACTTCTGGTACTGAGGTctctgacagagcagcagactCAGACTCTGAGGAAGAAGACCCTAAAGATGACCTGGATCCTTTCTCAAGTCAGGACCAGACTGAGGCAACTAAGA GCACTGACTGGGTAGCAGACTTTGGAGAAGTGAACTCTAAGGCTCCTGCAGCAGGAGTTGGTTTTGCAGCCTGGGACACTCCAGTCTCTCAGCCAGCTGCAACAGAGGCCGAAGAGAAGGGGTGGGCCAAGTTCACTGACTTCCAGCCTTTCTGTTG CTCTGAAACAGGCCCCAGATGCAGCTCTCCTGTGGACTCGGACCTCAGTGGATCAGACAACACCAAACCAAACCAGAACC CGTGTGTGTGGAGTGTGTGCGTGGCAAGAAAAGCTCCTCTGGTGGCATCAGACAGCtcgtcctccagcagctcagacagcgaggaggaagaaggcAAGACAGACTCCACCTCCAGCGAGACGGTCACCACAGAGACCATCACCACAGGTGCTGGCAAGGAGACCATCCGGCTCACAGTGGACGCCAAAAATGAGAGGGCAGTCTTCACCAG cgAAGCGGATAAGGTGCCAGTAGAAGGACTGTCCATCAAAGACAAGGGGAAAAGCAGCGATAAAGAAagtgaaaaaggaaagaaacatgGAAACTGTTCCAATCCAATTACCGCCAGTCCAACTAACCAGTCGGCTGCTGCCACACA AGAGGCGCAGTCGTCAGCTAACGGACCGGCCTAA